Part of the Nicotiana sylvestris chromosome 5, ASM39365v2, whole genome shotgun sequence genome is shown below.
ttgttgatcaccttgCTATCTTGTTGTTTTCattctgcttttatatggctttttggtactgtcccttcttgtctatattttcattaatgtggtgcttatgctttcctgagccgagggtctattggaaacagcctctctatcctcacaaggtaggagtaagatctgcgtacatactaccctccccagaaccCACGGTATAAGAtattactgggtatgttgttgttgttgttgctaatGATAGTGGGAGGGGAAATTATTGAAGGAAGCTACTGCGAAATTCAGTGTCTTCTCTGGGCTTTTCTTGAGCAATTTTCTCGTTTACCTTACAATCACGCTTGCTAAAAGTAATTACATTTAAGTTTTAGCAGCAAAGCAATTTTGAACGTTCTTAAAGTGTACAAACATAAGGTGACAATCCAAGTTCACTATCCAGTATATAGAAAGTATACTTGTTTCGTGTTTTGTTAATATATTTCTCTTTTATTATGTGTCATGCTGTCTATTTGGAGCTTGACTTTAAGGATTTAGCCCCTTTTGCAATCTTAATAATGGCACTggtgtgtgtgcgcgcgcgcaCTGTTCTTTCTGGTTTGTCTGTTATCTTCTACCAGAATGTATATATGTTTTACTATTAGTTAAAAATTATTAATGCAAAGGCACCTCAATTTTGTGATATGGGCTATGTCAGATAAGTTTTCCAACTCAATTACGAGATCATTTCCTGAAACAGCTGAAATGAATCCTAAGCCTTTGGATTTAACCTTTGCACCATTTAGCTTTTCAGAGTTTCTACTAGAGATTGTTCCTCTCTAGCTGTTGGCTGATAGAGATAATTTCCTCTTAATTGGATGGAATCCCTGCTTTTAGCTTTTATTATACTAGCATCTGGTGCTAGAAAACCTAATTATCTTGTTCAAGAATCAAGATGTACGATTTTATCAGAGGAAGTGTCTGGTTTCCCGAACTTCAGAGAACGATGGCAGGCAggctattatgaaattttctgaACGTTTACTTTATTCTGTAAACATTTATAACTATTACTCGATTTATATGAGCTAAGATGTATCCTGAATTGTAATCAGTTACTTGTTTTCTGCCTATTATAGTAGTCATTCTTTGTTTCTGTTTGTGTCCATCTTAAAAAAACAATTATTTACCATTTGCAGATTAATGTTATGTTGTTTGCATTTGTGATTATATTTCTACTCGACGAGTCTTAGTTGTCTGATAATTCGTCTCTCTTACAGCCTGTGTTGCCGATGAAGAAGACTAAAGACAAGACAGCTAATGGAAGAAAGAGAATCCATTATGGAATTAGATGTAAAGAAAAGATTAGAGTTTAATGAAAAAGGACAACTGTAATTTAAGCTTCGCAACTGTTCTGAGCTATGGGCTAAGTTAATTACTATTGTTTATCCTCTATTTATAATTATATTAGACTAATCCTTTAGAACCATAGATTAGGGAATGATTTAAGTTACATCTTTACTGACAGATCTCAATAACTGGCACCTATTTTGCCATCGTTACAAGCTATCTTTTGCCATTAATTAAATATTCTCGAGGGGTTCAAAAAAGTCGATTCACGTACTTCACCATTTCCCGTTGAATAGTCATAGATTGGGTTTACCACTAAATCCACTAGTAACGGCCGAGGGGGTGGATTGAAACGACTGCAGCGAAGAATTGATCTGAGCACTTCGTTAATGTaccaaaaaataatgaaaaaatattttttgaattcaGTTAACATTTCCGAGGGGCTCAAAAGGGAAAGCGGATCaaattgaaagaaaattgaaCGAAGAAAAAAGGAGTTACTTGCTTATCATGAATGATACTCCTATTTCTAATGTAGTAACTTTGAAAAAGGTCCAGTTGTGAAGCTTTTAGCAAAATTATGGAGCTTTTGGCATTGGTAAATATTCGGGATTATTTTCTATAGATACAAAATAGGACGCTTGTTATCTGCTTTAACGGGAGAATTGGAtctttaattttttaataaaatatatacGAATCGGTAAAAATCTACTAATATATATAACCTATCCTGGGTTATTTCAATTAGgccaaataatcaattaatagtAGGTATGAGATTGCCACATATCAAACAATGAGGTAACTTTTTTCTTTTAAAGAAGGTAAGGAGTTTTGCACGTTATTGTGCAAAAAGAGTTCCGCATGATGGACCGATGAGGGTTAAAAAGCTAGTCTAAGAGAGATGGATTCGGGCAGATAGCTGAAATATACGAACTTTGACAAGAAAGTCAATGAAATTAGTGGATACCTTAAAAAGAAGGAGAGTTGATATGCGTGCCATCAAGAAATTAATTGGACTTGGCAAAAGGCTAGAGAGATAGGTAAGACATGTTATAAATTATAGTACCGTGGGATAGATAAAAATAGGAACATAGTGggaattattattatataatgACTTAAAGATAAGGTCGTAGAGGTAAAATAGATCGGAGATATTATTGCAATAAGGTTTGGCATTTTCacgattaaataatattttattctAATTGTTGCTCCAAGTCTCTTGTTTCTATTAAGCTCAGCCTTAATAGAAGCGGGTAGCAGTGCATAAGGGTAAAATATGCTATGCTAAGTGGTTGCATAAGAGTGACACGTGGAGCCGAATGTAGAGGATAGTTAAAATCGAAGACAACTATTCTATTTGTCACCGGAAAGAATGATGCTCATAAAAACGCAATAAATACCTGCCACCCTGtaacatttaataaaaaatattttacaatATTTAGTACACTATTACAATAATCAAATAGATTTATCCTTGCAAGAAATGAGATAGAAGCATACAAGATAAGGTTTGGAGTTAGTAGCATACAAGATAAGGTTATTCCAGGAGAATTGATAACCACCCAATATAGGTTAGTAGTCTTAAATGTAAAGCTAAAGAGTAGATTGGAAAAGGAGATGAATTGCAAACTACCCTTCGACGGTTTTGTTGTCAAAGTTTCCCATTGAATTCCACTAAAGATTTTAAGATCCTACACTTATTGTTTTAATTTTATGCGATGTGTATCATAATAACAGGGAACAATTCGTATTTAAGGAAGGCAGCATATTAAGTTGAGTTTGCTTTAATTTTGTGTGGAGTTAGTCCAACACGTGATAGTATGCTAGTGTGAGAGGGagtgaaaaatggaaaaaattagAGCCTAAAATCTTGCTATATTAAGTAATTAAGTACAAATAtccctaataataataataataattaggaTTCCAGTTTTGCATAACTAGATAAAATTGTAAAATAgtacggtatagccagttttcggactagtcattcaaaaatagccagcatttacgaagtcaatgaaaaatagccactattttgctgcaacagagaccggtccagcataatatactggagttcggtgcacctgtatatgaactccagcatattatgttggaccggtatactttgctgactccaatatgatatactggagactggagcaccggtgctccaaactccaatatattatactggacaattatacttgctggaacttcagtatattatgctggagttctagtgtacttatgctagaactccatcatattatgctggcgTATTTTCTAAtgtaatatactggcgtattttccgggttttgaacagtgttttcgctcagatttatctttacatgaaaagtggctaaatttcgattacttttgaaaccatgctatttttgaacgatcagttgtaaatctggctatttttgaatttctcccgataAAATTCTCTAGATATTCCCTTATGagtcttgggcgatttttgaaataATGATAGCCAATTAACCCTGCAatctcactaggggtgtgcattcgaatcggtttatcgataaatcgaatcaattatttgttatcggtttatcgatttatcgatttcgatttcgatatTTTCCTTATagagttatcgatttcgatttcgatttcggTTTTGTCCTCTCCGGTTATCgttttatcgataaaccgataagatatactaaatttatttttttatttttttattttacccttattctataataccctttcatttaccctaagtccctaaccctattatttcatctaccacatttaaggaatgatcatatttaaagctcaagggaatgaagttcaaattaatggaaaatagaattagccgtgatgatgtatttttatttttttataccgttggagtgttaATGAtatacatttgatcccttactttagtttcgttgcatgtgcttgttgacacaatttttatgttataaacagtgttcgtcttattttagcttctttttgtccatattagttaggcgtgtttatagcaatatactttccgtggaatcccgcaaattttcttattggtgtaatcgataaccgaatcgataagccccaaaactCGATAAATCGAAATTGAAAAAATCGAAATCTTATTGAAatgataacgataagcatatgtacaaatcgataagtaattatcaataagggtcaaaatcgaatgcacacccctaaatCTCTTAAGTCTTTTTAGCCgaaaattgttttatcaattagCCTATTGATGAGTTGATGTACAATAATAATACATAATGTGTTTGTGAGGGGCAGTTGAGCTGCTTGGGAGGAAAAACTTAACCAGAACAAGGTGTATGCTACCAAATTTAATATTTTACCATgattataacaacaacaacaacaaccacccagtataatctcacttagtgggggtctggggaggatagtgtgtacgcagaccttacccctgcaaTTTTTTGATAAcaatagagtcattttagaaatatattgatatatcaagcaatttttagatgaactagtaaCTGTGACACATTTTAGAGACATTGTAGCTTcttatgttagaattttgagggtcctcctcaaacttCTGCCCCTGTTTGGTAGACGATCCTTCGACCGTTTGCGGgtagggtagagaggctatttccaaatagaccctcgacatCCTTTACCATGATTATACCATAAATATTAATTAATCGTTATAATGGCATGTATTATTTTCAAATTTTGTGAAAAGCAAGCATCAATTTCCGTAACATTTAATGTATCAAGTgagttttattttctttataaaggTTTTTGGTGATTTCCATTTGAAGTAACGAAAGAATGAAGCATCCAGTTGCAGAGGCGAACGAGGTCAGCCCATTCGGGTCATTGAGCCCCGACGAGTTCTATTCTCACCACTCAGTGAGTCACGGCTCCGAGTTCATCACCAATTCTCGAGGTCTCAAACTCTTCACTCAGTGGTGGACCCCACTCCCTCCCGCTAACCCTATCGGCGTCGTCTGCGTTGTTCACGGATTCACCGGCGAGTCCAGCTGGTTCGTTCAACTCACCGCCGTTCACTTCGCCAAGCACGGTTTCGCCGTCTGTGCAATCGATCACCAAGGCCATGGCTTCTCCGATGGCCTCGTGGCTCATATACCCGACATTAACCCCGTCGTCGATGACTGTATcgccttcttcgattctttccgTCAGCGCCACGCGCCGCCATATCTTCCTTCGTttctctacgctgaatctctcGGCGGCGCAATTGCACTTCTCATTACTCTCCGGCAGGGAGATTCTGCTCTAAATAGGCCTTTTGACGGCGTCGTTTTGAACGGGGCCATGTGCGGTATCAGCGCTAAGTTCAAACCGCCGTGGCCGTTGGAGCATCTTCTGGACATTGCAGCATTTCTCATTCCCACATGGCGCGTTGTTCCCACTCGTGGCTCTATTCCTGAAGTCTCATTCAAGGTAAGGGAGTTGAATTATATTCTATTTTTATTCACTTTTTTAAAACTGTTTTTTTTTATTGGGGAATCACGAAGATGGAGTGGAAGAGGAAACTGGCAGTGGCAAGCCCTAGGAGGCCACTGGGGAGACCACGAGCGGCGACGGCGCGTGAACTGGTGAGAGTGTGCGGGGATCTGCAGAGGAGATTCGAAGAAGTGAAGGTGCCGTTCCTGGTCATACACGGCGGCGGGGACGTCGTCTGTGATCCGGCTTGCGTCGAGAACCTTTACCGGCGAGCGTCTAGTGAAGACAAAACTCTGAATGTTTACCCCGGAATGTGGCACCAGCTGGTAGGAGAACCGGAGGAGAATGTGGAACAAGTGTTTGGAGATGTTTTGGAGTGGCTGACAACCAGAGCAGAGCGTGCCGCTGGGAAGAAAGCGGCAGAGGGCGGCGGCGCGTAGAGAAAGTAGTGAAGGGGTTGTGACAGGAAGGTAGTTGGAGGTTTGTAGTTGAAGAGTGGTTGGATTATTATTGGTGATATAATAGTGAATTTAATGGTGATCACGGAATCAAGGATATTATTGCATGGGATAGTAGGTCCAAAAAATTGTACGAATGGGACAATATATTTCTTTTTTgagtattgaattgaataaaaataataataataagatgaaataCAAGTCCTATAACATATACGGAGTATGTAGTATCTCTCTTTATATCGAAGGGTATAATTGACAGAGTGGAAAAAACATGTTTACCTTCAAATACAACCAAATGTAGCTAATTGAACATGATTTCtctttttaaataatttaacaAACTCGGACACAATTACCTTTCGCAATTAGGAATTTTTTCAGCTTTCCTAATACATATGTTTTTTATATGAACGAATACCAGACGTGtattttatatatacatttatCACATAATTAGAGTTAAGTGGTATGGTTAAGTAATATATACTCTCAGATTTAACTTTTAATTGGTATAGCTAAATTACTTAATTTGGTGTAAACACCGGATGCTCATAGTGTTTATCCGAATAACTTATGTGTGGTTGAGTTTAATTAAAATAATGCTTCTAGCGCATCCATGGGAATTACTTGGGCGTTTTGACAGTTTAGAACAAGTCACTTGAAACCATGCAACTTTCTTGCAGATCTTTAGGATTACGTCTTTGAGAGATTATGAAAATTTCAATGTTTTTTAACAATTCTTTTCTCTGTTTATGCATAATAGTCTACTCTATTTACAACGAATTTACATTCAAGGAAAAAAAAAGGTAAGTCTAGGGAAATTAAGAGATGGACAACCTGTTTGGTGAAATAGATTGTAGATCAAAATCAGACGGAATAGTGATGGGAATTCTAAGATCTGCTATGGACAAAGCACATGAAAAGGTCCAATCTGAAGCTGGATCCATTGAGTTTCTTCACGAGAGATCAAAGTTCTATGAATTGGCAGTGATCCTTGTGGAATCAGGTCTAAGCATTGTTCAACAAGAGACTGATATTCTTGAAAGCAACCGCGAAAAGGTCATCTCAGACTTAACAGAAATGAGGCATTGGCTCTTGGGAAGGATTAAGGTAATGAAACTCTTAATCACTGAGAAAGATAGAGAATTAACAGAGAGGACTGAAAATGAGTTAAAGCTCAGACAGGTTTTGGAATCCAAAGAAAGAGAACTTGTTTTTATTCGCGACAAATTTGAGCTTCAGAGAACAAAGAGTGAAGGGTCTCAAGATTTGAGGTTAGTACTAAAGAATGAAGCTAAAGAATGTGAAACTAGTGACTCGAAGTTGGATTCAGAACTTCTAAATGAGGGAAGTTGTCAAAATGACTTGTATGTAAGTTACCATATTCCTGAAATAAAGCCAATGACTGATCATTCATTAAGGCCTGAACAGAACAATGTGATTCAACAGATGAGTTctgatatatatattttaaaagaaacCTTGGATTTTGCATTTGGGAGAAGGGAT
Proteins encoded:
- the LOC104228378 gene encoding caffeoylshikimate esterase; the encoded protein is MKHPVAEANEVSPFGSLSPDEFYSHHSVSHGSEFITNSRGLKLFTQWWTPLPPANPIGVVCVVHGFTGESSWFVQLTAVHFAKHGFAVCAIDHQGHGFSDGLVAHIPDINPVVDDCIAFFDSFRQRHAPPYLPSFLYAESLGGAIALLITLRQGDSALNRPFDGVVLNGAMCGISAKFKPPWPLEHLLDIAAFLIPTWRVVPTRGSIPEVSFKMEWKRKLAVASPRRPLGRPRAATARELVRVCGDLQRRFEEVKVPFLVIHGGGDVVCDPACVENLYRRASSEDKTLNVYPGMWHQLVGEPEENVEQVFGDVLEWLTTRAERAAGKKAAEGGGA